A single Planctomicrobium piriforme DNA region contains:
- a CDS encoding DUF3500 domain-containing protein — MRRPVRSKCEMCDSDVTRRHFLQQIGSAAAAVGTLSLGVPFAGAYAAPSRSSQAETAAQKLYETLSPTQRAQICLPFDHPLRLKINANWAVTQPAIHESFYNKEQQALIAEVFKGITSEQGHARFLEQMEYDDGGFDRYHVALFGEPQSGNFEWMLTGRHATLRADGDCIAGAAFGGPIVYGHGEETAKDNIFYYQTQQANEVFKALDANQARKALLTKAPAETQVQLQGEQGRFNGLPVAEMSADQQALLSGVIRTLLAPYRDEDVQEAMSCIDAAGGMPSLAMAFYQQEDLNNDREWDIWRIEGPTFVCHFRGAPHVHAYLNIGTQKLSKSHKTS; from the coding sequence ATGCGCCGGCCTGTCCGTTCAAAATGTGAAATGTGCGACAGCGATGTGACCCGTCGCCATTTTCTGCAGCAAATCGGTTCGGCCGCGGCTGCGGTAGGGACGTTGTCTTTAGGAGTGCCGTTCGCCGGGGCGTATGCCGCGCCTTCCAGGAGTAGTCAGGCCGAGACCGCCGCTCAGAAATTGTACGAGACCCTTTCGCCGACTCAGCGTGCGCAGATCTGCCTGCCGTTCGATCACCCTTTGCGATTGAAGATCAACGCGAACTGGGCGGTGACGCAGCCGGCTATTCACGAAAGCTTTTACAACAAGGAACAGCAGGCCCTGATCGCCGAAGTCTTCAAAGGAATCACCAGCGAACAGGGGCACGCCCGGTTTCTCGAACAGATGGAGTATGACGACGGCGGCTTCGACCGTTACCACGTCGCCCTGTTTGGTGAACCGCAGTCAGGCAATTTCGAATGGATGCTGACTGGCCGACACGCCACGCTCCGAGCCGATGGAGACTGCATCGCCGGCGCCGCCTTTGGCGGACCGATCGTCTACGGGCATGGGGAAGAGACTGCCAAAGACAACATCTTCTACTACCAGACGCAGCAGGCCAATGAAGTCTTCAAGGCGCTCGACGCCAACCAGGCCCGGAAGGCGCTGCTGACCAAAGCCCCGGCGGAAACGCAGGTGCAGCTGCAGGGTGAGCAAGGCCGGTTCAACGGCCTGCCTGTGGCGGAAATGTCGGCGGATCAGCAGGCCCTGCTGTCAGGCGTGATTCGCACACTGCTCGCCCCATATCGAGATGAAGACGTGCAGGAAGCGATGAGCTGCATCGATGCCGCCGGCGGCATGCCGTCACTGGCGATGGCGTTCTATCAGCAGGAAGATCTCAACAACGACCGCGAATGGGACATCTGGCGAATCGAAGGCCCGACCTTTGTCTGCCACTTCCGAGGCGCGCCGCATGTGCATGCTTACCTGAACATCGGCACGCAGAAGCTGTCGAAATCCCACAAGACTTCATGA
- a CDS encoding GGDEF domain-containing protein, producing the protein MDDANFTRDIQMRAMHSRFVLVGICAWISVCLLVAGWMPDWSGNLHTLWLISGLMGLVSAVGLAETIKSDVRLQENLLNEYMHAALTDALTGLANRHSLDRMLSTMLKESAGRRAPVSMIMIDIDHFKAFNDQWGHQAGDAVLRCVSKKMSEFFGNKAFVARYGGEEFAVVLPTCRLRDAEELAENCRETVKLTTCEFRERTFRITISCGITEANSSDTADSLTQRADMALYTAKRMGRDMIWVADPNSSQLPLPAEKPAEKHMEKLEAETAVTTSSRS; encoded by the coding sequence GTGGACGACGCCAATTTCACCCGAGACATTCAAATGCGAGCAATGCATTCCCGTTTTGTATTGGTGGGCATTTGCGCCTGGATCAGCGTCTGTCTGCTGGTCGCAGGCTGGATGCCTGACTGGAGCGGAAACCTGCACACGCTGTGGCTGATCAGCGGCCTGATGGGCCTGGTCTCCGCAGTGGGGCTGGCCGAGACGATCAAGTCCGACGTGCGACTGCAGGAAAACCTGCTCAACGAATACATGCACGCCGCGCTGACCGACGCCCTCACCGGGCTGGCAAACCGCCATTCGCTCGATCGCATGCTGTCGACGATGCTCAAGGAATCAGCCGGGCGCCGTGCTCCGGTGTCGATGATCATGATCGACATCGACCACTTCAAGGCTTTCAACGATCAATGGGGCCATCAGGCCGGCGATGCCGTGCTGCGTTGCGTCTCCAAAAAGATGAGCGAGTTCTTCGGCAACAAGGCCTTCGTGGCTCGTTACGGCGGGGAAGAGTTCGCCGTGGTGCTGCCAACGTGCCGTCTTCGCGATGCCGAAGAGCTGGCTGAAAACTGCCGCGAAACAGTCAAGCTGACCACCTGCGAATTCCGCGAGCGGACTTTCCGGATCACGATCAGTTGCGGGATCACCGAAGCCAATTCCTCGGACACCGCCGACAGTCTCACCCAACGGGCGGACATGGCGCTGTACACCGCCAAACGGATGGGCCGCGACATGATCTGGGTCGCTGATCCCAACAGCTCACAGCTTCCCCTGCCTGCTGAAAAGCCAGCCGAAAAGCACATGGAGAAGCTCGAAGCCGAGACGGCTGTCACGACCTCATCGAGATCGTGA
- a CDS encoding HdeD family acid-resistance protein: MNFSPQVSDLQGLKKDWYWLLVLGLSLVVLGTIAITVPFFATVEVVTILGILMLMAGIAQVISAFQTARWKGFLLQMLMGILYSVSGFLILENPVEGAAGLTLLMAAFFFTSGVFRIAVAMTERFHGWGWTLLNGAVNVLLGLVIWQQFPVSALWMIGLLVGIELLFNGWTWVMLAFAVKNIPEQQTYTN; encoded by the coding sequence ATGAATTTTTCGCCGCAAGTTTCCGATCTGCAGGGCCTGAAAAAAGACTGGTACTGGCTGCTGGTTCTCGGGCTGTCACTGGTTGTTCTCGGCACGATCGCGATTACCGTTCCGTTCTTTGCCACGGTCGAAGTCGTCACGATTCTCGGCATTCTGATGCTGATGGCCGGGATCGCCCAGGTGATCAGCGCATTCCAGACGGCCCGCTGGAAAGGCTTTTTGCTGCAGATGCTGATGGGCATTCTGTACAGCGTGAGCGGCTTTCTGATTCTTGAAAATCCGGTGGAAGGGGCCGCGGGCCTGACGCTGCTGATGGCGGCATTTTTCTTCACCAGCGGCGTGTTCCGCATTGCAGTCGCGATGACCGAACGCTTTCACGGCTGGGGTTGGACCCTGCTCAACGGAGCCGTCAACGTGCTACTGGGTCTGGTGATCTGGCAGCAGTTCCCAGTCTCTGCCTTGTGGATGATCGGCCTGCTGGTCGGCATCGAATTGCTCTTCAACGGCTGGACCTGGGTGATGCTCGCCTTTGCCGTGAAGAACATTCCGGAACAACAGACCTACACGAATTGA
- a CDS encoding proline dehydrogenase family protein, with the protein MASRTRKDAFSQQVEERTQEIGQDLWARLNRRKPTVFERRWWLDHILEWAMHDESVKVQMFRFVDVLPMLRSSTSVTQHLQEYFDEVRGQLPMAVRMGLDVAQPDSLLGKALAVNARTNARKMAERFIAGTTADEVFRSVAKLRKTGLAFTLDLLGEAVISEREAERYQKAYLKLVKELAPQVNAWSEDVVVDRDVAGYLPRCNVSLKLSALTSHFNPMDPEGSSKRVKERLRPILRLARKVDAFVNVDMEHYAFKDLTLQIFEEICMEDEFRDWPHVGIVIQAYLLDAGDDLARLKAWSVQRGTPIWVRLVKGAYWDHETITSTYRDWPCPVFSEKWQTDENFERQTRYLMENREHLRPAIASHNLRSLSYALALAELLQIPRAGWELQMLHGMAEEIQILFSEQEYRVRVYTPFGELLPGMSYLVRRLLENTSNESFLRQAYQSGVSIEELLRNPSEIGKLREVEAVPV; encoded by the coding sequence ATGGCCAGCCGCACGCGCAAGGATGCTTTTTCCCAGCAAGTCGAAGAACGGACGCAGGAGATCGGCCAGGATCTGTGGGCCCGGCTCAACCGCCGGAAGCCGACCGTCTTCGAACGCCGCTGGTGGCTCGACCACATTCTCGAATGGGCGATGCACGACGAGTCGGTGAAGGTGCAGATGTTCCGCTTCGTGGACGTGCTGCCGATGCTCCGCTCCAGCACCTCCGTCACCCAGCACCTGCAGGAATACTTCGACGAAGTCCGCGGCCAATTGCCGATGGCAGTGCGGATGGGACTCGACGTCGCCCAGCCTGACTCGCTGCTCGGCAAAGCGCTGGCGGTCAACGCGCGAACTAATGCCCGCAAGATGGCCGAACGGTTTATCGCCGGCACGACCGCGGATGAAGTCTTCCGCAGCGTGGCAAAACTCCGCAAAACGGGTCTCGCCTTTACCCTCGATCTGCTGGGTGAAGCGGTGATCAGCGAGCGGGAAGCCGAACGCTATCAGAAGGCTTATCTCAAACTGGTGAAAGAACTCGCACCCCAGGTGAACGCCTGGTCGGAAGATGTCGTCGTCGACCGGGATGTTGCCGGTTACCTGCCGAGGTGTAATGTCTCGCTCAAACTGTCGGCCCTCACGAGCCATTTCAATCCGATGGATCCCGAGGGCTCTTCGAAACGGGTGAAAGAGCGTCTCCGTCCGATTCTCAGGCTGGCGCGGAAGGTCGATGCCTTCGTCAACGTCGACATGGAGCATTACGCCTTCAAGGATCTGACGCTGCAGATCTTCGAAGAGATCTGCATGGAAGACGAATTCCGCGACTGGCCGCACGTTGGCATCGTGATTCAAGCCTATCTGCTCGACGCTGGCGACGACCTCGCCCGACTGAAAGCCTGGTCGGTCCAGCGGGGCACGCCGATCTGGGTGCGGCTGGTCAAAGGGGCCTACTGGGATCACGAAACGATTACGTCGACGTATCGCGACTGGCCCTGCCCGGTGTTCAGCGAGAAATGGCAGACTGACGAAAACTTCGAACGCCAGACGCGGTATCTGATGGAAAACCGCGAGCATCTGCGTCCGGCCATCGCATCACACAATCTCCGCAGCCTGTCGTATGCTTTGGCCTTGGCAGAACTCTTACAGATTCCCCGCGCCGGCTGGGAACTGCAGATGCTGCACGGCATGGCCGAAGAGATTCAGATTCTGTTCAGCGAACAGGAATATCGCGTGCGGGTGTACACCCCGTTCGGCGAACTGCTGCCGGGGATGTCGTACCTGGTACGACGACTGCTCGAGAACACGTCGAACGAGTCGTTCCTGCGGCAGGCCTACCAGAGCGGAGTCAGTATTGAAGAGCTGCTGCGGAATCCGAGCGAGATCGGCAAGCTTCGGGAAGTGGAAGCGGTTCCAGTCTGA
- a CDS encoding lactate racemase domain-containing protein: MAAAPADATVKTPSTTLPVLTDDQVRQWMATELPLEDFRGKKLLLIVPDATRTAPLPLLFGAIFDRLRPVVDKLDVMIALGTHPPMSDVQMCKLLGIQPEERDKLFFQTELINHEWDNPEALTTIGTLTKADTERVSQGMLSQEVPVKINKRILDYDTLLVLGPVFPHEVVGFSGGNKYFFPGISGPELLNFFHWLGALITNVGIIGVKSTPVRDVVNLAAKMIPRERKAITFVVTPDGSARLHGLFYNTPEQAWSDAADLSEKVHIKRMPKAYHTVLSCAPLMYDELWVAGKCMYKLEPVVADGGELIIYAPHMHEISIVHGKTIEAVGYHCRDYFLKQWDKFKHYPWGTLAHSTHVRGGGTFENGVENCRVKVTVASQIPPELLEKINLGYRDPASINIEDYADREDEGVLLVRKAGEQLYRLAE, translated from the coding sequence ATGGCTGCTGCTCCTGCCGATGCGACTGTGAAAACACCTTCCACCACCCTGCCGGTGCTGACCGACGATCAGGTGCGGCAGTGGATGGCGACAGAACTGCCGCTCGAAGACTTCCGCGGAAAAAAACTGCTGCTGATCGTCCCCGACGCCACCCGGACGGCCCCGCTGCCGTTGCTGTTTGGGGCGATTTTCGACCGGCTGCGACCGGTCGTCGACAAGCTCGACGTGATGATCGCGCTGGGGACGCATCCCCCGATGTCGGACGTGCAGATGTGCAAACTGCTGGGCATTCAACCGGAAGAACGGGACAAGCTGTTCTTCCAGACCGAACTCATCAATCACGAATGGGACAATCCCGAAGCCCTGACCACCATCGGCACCCTCACCAAGGCCGACACCGAACGGGTGTCGCAGGGAATGCTCTCGCAGGAAGTTCCAGTCAAAATCAACAAACGGATTCTGGACTACGACACACTGCTGGTCCTCGGCCCGGTGTTTCCGCATGAAGTGGTGGGATTCTCCGGGGGGAACAAGTATTTCTTCCCGGGCATTTCCGGTCCCGAACTGCTGAACTTCTTTCACTGGCTGGGAGCTCTGATTACGAATGTCGGGATTATCGGCGTCAAATCGACCCCGGTCCGTGACGTGGTAAATCTGGCGGCGAAGATGATTCCCCGCGAACGCAAGGCGATTACCTTTGTTGTCACTCCCGATGGTTCCGCCCGACTGCATGGACTGTTCTATAACACGCCGGAACAGGCGTGGAGCGATGCCGCCGACCTGTCCGAGAAAGTCCACATCAAACGGATGCCGAAGGCGTACCACACGGTACTCTCGTGCGCCCCCTTGATGTACGACGAACTCTGGGTCGCCGGGAAGTGCATGTACAAACTCGAGCCGGTGGTTGCCGACGGCGGCGAGCTGATCATCTACGCCCCGCACATGCACGAAATATCCATTGTGCATGGCAAGACGATCGAAGCGGTCGGGTATCACTGCCGCGACTACTTCCTCAAGCAGTGGGACAAGTTCAAGCACTATCCCTGGGGAACGCTGGCCCATTCGACGCACGTTCGCGGCGGCGGCACGTTTGAAAATGGCGTCGAGAACTGCCGGGTCAAAGTGACGGTGGCCTCACAGATCCCGCCTGAACTCCTGGAGAAGATCAACCTCGGCTATCGCGACCCGGCTTCGATCAACATCGAAGACTACGCCGACCGCGAAGACGAAGGCGTTCTGCTGGTCCGTAAGGCCGGCGAACAACTGTATCGGCTTGCCGAGTAA
- a CDS encoding DUF1553 domain-containing protein produces the protein MNHSVSSRWISQQPWLRTLSLLCLAGCSAVAAADDPPLQYNRDIRPILAEACFSCHGPDSASRKAGLRLDDRDAAIEMSAIAPGDPGLSELISRIDATDPHEIMPPPETKKTLTAEQKETLKKWIQQGAEYQLHWSFLQPSKPAIPEVADKAWSQNPIDKFILSKLERQSLTPAPAADRRTLARRLSFDLTGLPPEPEMVERFVNDASPQAYEKLVDHLMSSPAWGEHRGRYWLDYSRYADTHGIHFDNFREMWSYRDWVIDAFNRNMPFDQFTIENLAGDLLPNATLEQKIASGFNRCNMTTNEGGIIDEEYLVLYTRDRTETTAQVWLGLTAGCAVCHSHKFDPISQAEFYQLAAFFNNTTQAAKDGNIKDTPPILVVPRDEELVRWDAVSAEVKASQAQVQARRDAARPEFDAWLPTARPEVFVSNLSTERLELHAALNQKGPTTQVTVGDAFVTQPLHESTEWQAGPVGGDAAQISKAALAEFPDAGDFAENEGFTYSAWVKTPANDGSGAIAARMDNEHGHRGWDFWIEGRRIATHIIHDWPENALKVAAKTQLPANKWVHVAVTYDGSSKASGVQIYYDGVAQATNVIADKLKGSIQTTVPLKIGQRHTVSPATGVALQDLRLYRRQLAADEVASLGQATRLAGLLNKPADKRDAKEVDQIYSWWLANLDGPYRQESEILAVQEREQSEIKSRGTIAHVMQEKPEEAMAFILNRGEYDQRLDKVTPNTPAVLPPFPADAPRNRLTLAKWLLQPDQPLTARVTVNRFWQEVFGAGLVKTSGDFGVMGDLPSHPELLDWLALDFVESGWDIKHLFKMMVMSSTYQQAAITTPEKRECDPENRLLARGPRFRMDAEMVRDSALAASGTLIPELGGPSVKPYQPEGLWEVVGMPGSTTRNYVRDSGTKLYRRSLYTFIKRMSPPASLEIFNAPNRELCVVRRERTNTALQALVTLNDEQFVEAARNLAQRAILTAGTEPRARLNFISQRIISREFQPAELAVIAKSLEQLQKYYHETPDDAGKLIHFGESAPDESIPAVELAAWTMLTNELMNLDEVLNK, from the coding sequence ATGAATCATTCTGTCTCGTCTCGTTGGATTTCACAGCAGCCCTGGCTGCGGACTCTCTCCCTGTTGTGTCTGGCCGGATGCTCGGCCGTTGCGGCAGCGGATGACCCGCCGCTGCAATACAACCGGGATATCCGCCCGATTCTGGCCGAGGCCTGTTTCTCGTGCCACGGGCCAGACAGCGCCTCGCGCAAGGCGGGCTTGCGGCTCGATGATCGCGATGCCGCAATTGAAATGTCGGCCATCGCGCCGGGTGATCCAGGTTTAAGCGAATTAATCAGCCGGATCGACGCGACCGACCCGCACGAGATCATGCCGCCGCCGGAAACAAAGAAGACGCTCACAGCCGAGCAGAAAGAGACGCTGAAGAAGTGGATTCAACAAGGCGCCGAGTACCAGTTGCACTGGTCCTTCCTGCAGCCTTCGAAACCGGCCATTCCCGAAGTCGCCGACAAAGCCTGGTCGCAGAATCCGATCGACAAGTTCATTCTTTCGAAACTCGAACGCCAGAGCCTCACGCCTGCCCCCGCTGCTGATCGCCGGACTCTCGCCCGCCGGCTCAGCTTCGATCTGACAGGCCTGCCGCCTGAGCCGGAAATGGTCGAGCGGTTCGTGAACGACGCCAGTCCGCAGGCTTATGAAAAACTGGTCGACCACTTGATGTCGTCTCCTGCCTGGGGCGAGCATCGCGGTCGCTACTGGCTCGATTACAGCCGCTATGCCGACACGCACGGCATTCACTTCGACAACTTCCGCGAGATGTGGTCGTACCGCGACTGGGTGATCGACGCCTTCAACCGCAACATGCCGTTCGATCAGTTCACGATCGAGAACCTCGCCGGCGACCTGCTCCCCAACGCCACCCTCGAACAGAAAATTGCATCCGGCTTCAACCGCTGCAATATGACGACGAATGAGGGGGGGATCATCGATGAAGAATACCTGGTGCTCTACACCCGTGACCGCACCGAAACGACGGCTCAAGTGTGGCTCGGGCTGACCGCCGGTTGCGCTGTCTGCCATTCGCACAAGTTCGACCCGATCTCCCAGGCGGAGTTCTACCAGCTCGCAGCCTTCTTCAATAACACAACGCAGGCGGCCAAAGACGGCAACATCAAAGACACCCCGCCCATTCTGGTGGTGCCGCGTGATGAAGAACTCGTCCGCTGGGATGCCGTCAGTGCGGAGGTGAAAGCCTCCCAGGCTCAGGTTCAAGCCCGACGCGATGCCGCGCGGCCGGAGTTTGACGCCTGGCTGCCGACAGCCCGTCCTGAGGTGTTTGTCTCAAATCTCTCGACGGAACGGCTGGAGCTGCACGCAGCGCTCAACCAGAAGGGGCCGACGACTCAGGTGACCGTTGGTGATGCGTTCGTCACACAGCCGCTGCATGAATCGACCGAATGGCAGGCCGGACCCGTTGGCGGCGATGCCGCACAGATTTCGAAAGCCGCTCTCGCGGAGTTCCCGGACGCAGGCGACTTCGCCGAGAACGAAGGGTTCACTTACTCCGCCTGGGTCAAGACCCCCGCCAATGACGGCAGCGGCGCGATTGCCGCCAGAATGGACAACGAACATGGCCATCGCGGCTGGGACTTCTGGATCGAAGGCCGCCGCATTGCCACGCATATCATTCACGACTGGCCGGAGAATGCCCTGAAGGTCGCCGCGAAAACGCAATTGCCGGCGAACAAATGGGTGCATGTCGCCGTCACCTACGACGGCTCCAGCAAAGCCTCCGGCGTGCAGATCTATTACGACGGGGTTGCTCAAGCGACAAATGTCATTGCCGACAAGCTGAAGGGAAGTATTCAAACCACGGTCCCGCTCAAGATCGGTCAGCGGCATACGGTTTCGCCAGCGACAGGCGTCGCGCTGCAAGACTTGCGGCTCTATCGCCGCCAGTTAGCTGCCGACGAAGTCGCCTCGCTCGGTCAGGCGACTCGACTGGCGGGCCTGCTCAATAAGCCAGCCGACAAACGGGACGCCAAGGAGGTCGACCAGATCTACAGTTGGTGGCTCGCGAATCTCGACGGCCCGTATCGTCAGGAGTCAGAAATTCTGGCCGTTCAGGAACGGGAACAAAGCGAAATCAAAAGTCGCGGCACGATCGCCCATGTGATGCAAGAGAAGCCCGAAGAGGCAATGGCCTTCATCCTGAATCGCGGTGAATACGACCAGCGTCTCGACAAGGTGACTCCCAACACGCCGGCGGTACTCCCTCCCTTCCCCGCCGATGCTCCTCGGAATCGGCTGACGCTCGCCAAATGGCTGCTCCAACCGGATCAGCCGCTGACTGCCCGAGTGACGGTCAATCGCTTCTGGCAGGAAGTGTTTGGGGCAGGTCTGGTGAAAACGAGCGGCGACTTCGGCGTGATGGGCGATCTTCCATCGCACCCTGAACTGCTTGATTGGCTCGCCCTCGACTTCGTGGAATCCGGCTGGGACATCAAGCACCTGTTCAAAATGATGGTGATGTCGTCGACGTATCAACAGGCGGCGATCACCACTCCCGAGAAACGGGAGTGCGACCCGGAAAATCGCCTGCTCGCCCGTGGCCCGCGCTTCCGCATGGATGCCGAAATGGTCCGCGACAGTGCGCTCGCTGCAAGCGGAACGCTCATTCCCGAATTGGGCGGTCCCAGTGTGAAGCCCTACCAACCCGAAGGCCTGTGGGAGGTGGTGGGGATGCCTGGCAGCACTACTCGCAACTATGTTCGTGACTCCGGCACGAAGCTGTATCGTCGCAGTCTTTATACCTTCATCAAGCGGATGTCTCCGCCGGCCTCGCTAGAGATCTTTAACGCCCCCAACCGCGAGTTGTGCGTCGTCCGTCGCGAAAGGACAAACACCGCATTGCAGGCTCTCGTCACCCTCAACGACGAGCAGTTTGTCGAAGCGGCCCGAAATCTCGCCCAACGGGCGATCCTGACCGCCGGAACCGAACCGCGTGCCAGGCTGAACTTCATCAGCCAGCGGATCATCAGCCGGGAATTTCAGCCGGCGGAACTCGCTGTCATCGCCAAATCGCTGGAACAGCTCCAGAAGTATTACCACGAGACCCCCGATGACGCCGGCAAGTTGATTCACTTCGGGGAATCCGCACCAGACGAGTCGATCCCTGCCGTCGAACTGGCGGCGTGGACGATGCTGACCAACGAACTGATGAACCTCGACGAAGTGTTGAACAAATAA
- a CDS encoding DUF1501 domain-containing protein, whose product MSPFDQFRLNMTRRHFFSQGSNLLGTAALASLLGGTGLSGRTQASTAAPAMHLGSNGHVLPHFPAKIKHVIYLHMVGGPSQLDLFDHKPMMQDWYDQDLPESVRNGQRLTTMTSGQARFPIAPSMYQFEQCGQNGMWVTELLPFMRKMTDELVFIRSMHTEAINHEPAISLMQTGNQVSGKPCLGAWSSYGLGSLNNNLPTFVVMVAKPSNVEQVQAISGRLWSSGYLPGEHAATAFRASGDPILFINNPPGVPSPVRRQTLDGLKTLNEMTFDALGDAETRTRIQQYELAYRMQSSVPELTDLASESEATYNLYGPDAKKSGSFAQSVLLARRMVERGVRFVQIYHNNWDTHSNVAGRLADQCRDVDQPCYALIQDLRQRGLLDETLVIWGGEFGRTIYSQGGLSKKNYGRDHHPRCFTMWMAGGGTNAGMVYGETDDFSYNITKDPVHVRDFHATVLKLLGYDHERLTYKFQGLDQRLTGVMPAKVIPELLA is encoded by the coding sequence ATGTCTCCCTTCGATCAGTTTCGCCTCAACATGACCCGTCGGCACTTCTTCTCGCAGGGCTCCAACCTGTTGGGGACAGCAGCGCTCGCTTCGTTGCTGGGGGGCACAGGTCTGTCCGGGAGAACGCAGGCCAGTACCGCCGCGCCGGCCATGCACCTCGGTTCCAATGGGCATGTACTGCCCCACTTTCCTGCCAAGATCAAGCATGTCATCTATCTGCACATGGTCGGCGGTCCTTCGCAGCTCGACCTGTTCGACCACAAGCCGATGATGCAGGACTGGTACGACCAGGATTTGCCGGAATCGGTTCGCAACGGCCAGCGACTGACGACGATGACGTCCGGCCAGGCCCGTTTTCCCATCGCCCCCTCGATGTATCAATTCGAGCAGTGCGGGCAGAACGGCATGTGGGTCACTGAACTCCTGCCGTTCATGCGCAAGATGACCGACGAACTCGTGTTCATCCGCAGCATGCACACCGAGGCCATCAACCATGAGCCGGCCATCAGTCTCATGCAGACCGGCAATCAGGTGAGCGGCAAGCCCTGCCTGGGGGCATGGTCCTCGTACGGTCTCGGCAGCCTGAACAACAATCTGCCCACCTTCGTCGTGATGGTCGCCAAGCCGAGCAATGTCGAACAGGTGCAGGCGATCTCCGGCCGGCTCTGGTCGTCTGGCTATCTGCCGGGCGAGCACGCGGCGACCGCCTTTCGCGCGAGCGGCGATCCCATTCTGTTCATCAATAATCCGCCGGGCGTTCCTTCGCCGGTTCGTCGGCAGACGCTCGATGGTCTCAAAACCTTGAACGAGATGACGTTCGATGCGTTGGGGGATGCCGAAACCAGAACGCGTATTCAGCAGTACGAACTCGCCTATCGGATGCAGTCGAGCGTGCCTGAGCTGACTGACCTCGCTTCGGAATCGGAAGCGACTTACAACCTGTACGGGCCGGACGCGAAGAAGTCCGGCAGTTTCGCCCAGTCGGTGCTGCTCGCACGGCGGATGGTCGAACGGGGCGTGCGCTTCGTGCAGATCTATCACAACAACTGGGACACGCACAGTAATGTTGCGGGCCGATTGGCAGATCAGTGCCGCGACGTCGACCAGCCCTGCTATGCATTGATTCAAGATCTGCGACAACGCGGTCTGCTCGATGAAACGCTCGTGATCTGGGGAGGCGAATTCGGCCGCACGATTTATTCCCAGGGGGGACTCTCAAAGAAGAACTACGGTCGAGACCATCATCCGCGTTGCTTCACAATGTGGATGGCGGGCGGCGGCACAAACGCCGGCATGGTGTACGGGGAAACCGACGACTTCTCGTACAACATCACCAAAGACCCGGTCCACGTTCGCGACTTCCACGCGACAGTGCTGAAACTGCTGGGCTACGACCACGAGCGGCTGACCTATAAGTTCCAGGGACTCGACCAGCGGCTGACCGGCGTGATGCCGGCCAAGGTGATTCCCGAACTGCTCGCCTGA
- the budA gene encoding acetolactate decarboxylase — MSLMMDRLLPLALLTCTLVNSGPANAAEPDPDQIAQVSVINALMLGQFDGTLPLGELLKLGDFGLGTFDHLDGELIALDGKIYQARSDGTVHECGPEMTTPFAVVTPFNRDVTVPCPPVGSLEQLEQVLATLLPQENVFVAIRVDAKFASISLRAVGRQEPPYRPLTEVVAHQSEWTRENLNGTLVGIRCPKWVTGISVPGYHWHFLSADHKVGGHVFDCRIESGTISFDRCKTWVVKLNDSLGAGGKDLSQDLSKELNKVERQRGTTEK; from the coding sequence ATGTCGCTGATGATGGATCGCCTTCTCCCACTCGCGCTGCTCACCTGCACATTGGTCAACAGCGGTCCCGCCAACGCCGCTGAACCTGACCCCGATCAGATCGCTCAGGTGTCGGTCATCAATGCCCTGATGCTGGGGCAGTTTGACGGCACGCTGCCGCTTGGCGAGCTCCTCAAGCTTGGCGACTTTGGCTTGGGCACGTTCGATCATCTCGATGGAGAACTGATTGCCCTCGACGGCAAGATTTATCAGGCTCGCTCGGATGGCACCGTCCATGAGTGCGGGCCGGAGATGACGACGCCGTTCGCGGTCGTCACCCCGTTCAATCGCGATGTCACGGTTCCTTGTCCCCCGGTCGGCAGTCTGGAACAACTCGAACAGGTGCTGGCGACCCTGTTGCCGCAGGAAAACGTATTTGTCGCGATTCGCGTGGACGCGAAGTTTGCTTCGATTTCCTTGCGAGCCGTGGGCCGACAGGAACCGCCGTACCGTCCGTTGACTGAGGTCGTTGCACATCAGTCGGAGTGGACCCGTGAAAACCTGAACGGGACGCTGGTTGGTATTCGTTGTCCCAAATGGGTGACCGGCATCAGCGTGCCTGGTTACCACTGGCACTTTCTCAGCGCCGACCACAAAGTCGGCGGCCACGTTTTCGACTGCCGGATCGAGTCGGGCACGATCTCGTTCGACCGTTGCAAAACGTGGGTGGTCAAGCTCAACGATTCGCTCGGCGCCGGCGGCAAAGACCTGAGCCAGGATTTGAGCAAGGAACTCAACAAAGTCGAACGTCAGCGTGGCACGACGGAGAAGTAG